A genome region from Desulfobulbaceae bacterium includes the following:
- a CDS encoding PAS domain-containing protein translates to MNSSPQSRPLKTACLFIILFTVLSSLGVLFLVRHENKRDQKDWQIFLEATTNSKQRLVDNWLSAQLFVVSELSQNASLQHYTREARRPGVSPGIKESQLTFLRSLIHTTADKNSFSDSNASYKPKANIQRKSPNGLAILSSDLEYIIGTTGFDYSPELLRQSMNHPSSVSKPRITKVSKGSDGLPVVGFIAPLINQKTTQTDSGKVSGVIYGYKSLAPLLAQLSATSTKYSSEETLLLFEEQKAIVNITPLADGTQPLMMKRPANAPTASAYALKSPGTFNRLTDYQGNDVFFVSTAIKETDWILIHKIDTSQALTESKDHQRFLIISLGLATFLISSLLAASWWYVNSIKKQALAKDLHRQNTLLAVKNHLLDSINDTIRDFILLVDSHRHCIFMSTQFAHKLSCSPKDIEGRTVESVLGIDQAIILEEYIASAFSQKNTITTPLLMKISGAVSYLHATFTPLHFEKAVGEYDATLITFHDLTALKAAEDRENNLQRQLIKTLMSAIDKHDPYSANHSAKTAAISLLVGKAMNISSPEIETLQSAASLCNLGKLSIEKGLLTKATKLTDDELRAIRIETQYACDLLTDIDFEGPVTETIAQKYEHLDGSGYPHGLKGAAIIPTARILGAVNAFVAMISPRAYRDRLSPQKSIELLMASADTIYDRKVLAALFQVVENEIDWDNWNV, encoded by the coding sequence ATGAACAGTTCCCCCCAGAGCAGACCCCTTAAAACAGCGTGTTTATTTATCATACTTTTTACCGTTCTAAGTTCACTAGGTGTTCTCTTTCTAGTCAGGCATGAAAACAAACGTGACCAGAAAGACTGGCAGATCTTTCTAGAGGCCACTACAAACTCAAAGCAGCGACTCGTTGACAACTGGCTCAGCGCTCAGCTTTTTGTTGTATCAGAACTGTCGCAAAATGCCTCCTTACAGCACTACACAAGAGAAGCACGCCGACCCGGTGTTTCTCCCGGAATAAAGGAGTCGCAGCTTACATTTCTGCGCAGCCTTATACACACAACTGCTGATAAAAATTCATTTTCAGACTCCAATGCCTCATATAAACCAAAGGCCAATATTCAAAGAAAGTCGCCCAATGGCCTCGCTATCCTCAGCTCAGACCTTGAATATATCATTGGCACAACCGGTTTTGATTATAGCCCTGAACTGCTCAGGCAATCTATGAACCACCCTTCTTCAGTATCAAAACCTCGTATTACTAAGGTGAGTAAAGGAAGCGACGGACTCCCCGTCGTTGGTTTTATCGCCCCGCTTATCAACCAGAAAACAACACAGACTGACAGCGGCAAAGTGAGTGGGGTGATCTACGGCTACAAAAGCCTCGCTCCCCTCCTCGCACAGTTGAGCGCCACCTCGACAAAATACAGCAGTGAAGAGACCTTGCTGCTTTTTGAGGAACAAAAAGCAATCGTTAACATTACTCCGTTAGCCGATGGAACACAGCCTCTGATGATGAAACGCCCAGCAAACGCCCCGACGGCCTCCGCTTACGCACTCAAGAGCCCTGGAACTTTTAACCGGCTTACCGACTACCAGGGCAACGATGTTTTTTTCGTAAGCACCGCAATCAAGGAGACAGACTGGATTCTTATCCATAAAATTGACACCAGCCAGGCCCTTACCGAGTCAAAAGACCATCAACGCTTTTTAATCATCTCACTGGGCCTGGCAACCTTTCTGATCAGCTCGCTGCTGGCAGCCTCCTGGTGGTATGTCAACAGTATCAAAAAACAGGCCTTGGCCAAAGACCTTCACAGACAAAATACCCTGCTGGCTGTTAAAAACCACCTGCTCGACTCTATAAATGATACTATTCGTGACTTCATACTTCTGGTTGACAGCCACCGGCACTGTATTTTCATGAGCACTCAATTTGCCCACAAGCTCTCCTGTTCGCCCAAAGATATAGAAGGACGCACAGTTGAGTCCGTCCTGGGAATAGATCAGGCGATTATCCTAGAGGAGTATATTGCCTCCGCTTTTTCTCAAAAAAATACCATTACCACCCCGCTTTTAATGAAAATTTCCGGTGCGGTGTCCTACCTGCACGCCACCTTCACCCCTCTGCATTTTGAAAAAGCAGTGGGCGAATATGACGCAACGCTGATAACTTTTCATGACTTAACGGCTTTAAAAGCAGCTGAGGACCGAGAAAACAATCTACAACGACAACTTATCAAAACCTTAATGTCGGCTATCGACAAGCACGACCCCTATTCAGCCAATCACTCTGCTAAGACTGCTGCTATCAGCTTATTGGTTGGCAAAGCCATGAATATCTCATCCCCGGAGATCGAGACACTGCAATCAGCTGCCAGTTTATGTAACCTAGGCAAACTATCAATTGAAAAGGGGCTGTTAACTAAGGCGACCAAACTCACCGATGATGAACTGCGGGCAATCCGGATCGAAACGCAATACGCCTGCGACCTGCTGACAGATATCGATTTTGAAGGTCCTGTTACCGAGACAATCGCTCAAAAATATGAACATTTAGATGGTTCCGGCTACCCACATGGCCTTAAGGGTGCTGCAATTATCCCCACCGCACGAATCCTGGGTGCGGTAAACGCCTTTGTTGCGATGATCAGCCCTCGTGCCTATCGTGACAGGCTTTCCCCACAAAAGAGCATCGAGCTACTGATGGCCAGTGCCGATACGATATACGACCGTAAGGTACTGGCTGCCTTATTTCAGGTTGTTGAAAACGAAATTGATTGGGACAACTGGAACGTTTAA
- a CDS encoding cyclic nucleotide-binding/CBS domain-containing protein yields MPVENEQNFVPIENVVGFLADSLPFSLLDPKELNRLAKKCLVDFFPKGTRIFQQNVTKVDYLHIIEKGGVKSYLSLDGADEGSATLVDFRGEGECFGALPIIQGTTANLNVETIEDTFCFLIGKDDFQKVLDEHKGIAQYFLRTMSEKLVKGVYAELRQKKAAPQAEGALHLFSAPVEDIAKGKLFSAPSTATVQEVARLMSDNYIGSLLLTDQSGKIVGIITDKDIRSKVVAQGLAYTSKAETIMSSPVQTISNLSVGFDALLKMMKERVHHLAIEKGGEIIRMITTHDIMVHQGTSPLYLFREIVSQRHIEGLYALSKKVPFVIRSLIEEGAKANNITRMITVLNDHILTKLLTLLQEDLGPAPVPFSWLLVGSEGRREQTFKTDQDNGIIYEQSSDPAIAQKAELYFKEFAERAINHLVQCGYPLCPGDIMASNPKWRQPFPVWENYFFKWCGTPNPQEVLNSTIFFDFRSGYGEASLAEKLRESLNRIIKREGIFLLYLARNCLASRPPLTFFKNFIVEKNGDHKNTFDLKSKAIVFIVDFARLMALKHGVNEVNTLDRLMALNGEYLSPGLCGECIEAYEFLMHLRLVHQLNVLEKGAEPNNYINPEDLSDLERQTLKEVFSVITRIQDVVRLEFQITDL; encoded by the coding sequence ATGCCAGTAGAAAATGAACAAAATTTTGTGCCGATTGAAAATGTAGTCGGTTTTCTGGCCGACTCGCTGCCTTTTTCTCTTCTTGATCCCAAAGAACTCAACAGGCTTGCTAAAAAATGCCTGGTTGATTTTTTTCCAAAAGGGACCCGCATATTTCAGCAGAATGTTACGAAGGTTGATTATTTGCACATAATAGAAAAGGGTGGGGTGAAAAGCTATCTGAGCCTTGATGGAGCAGATGAGGGCAGTGCCACTCTGGTGGATTTTCGTGGTGAGGGTGAATGCTTTGGGGCGCTGCCGATCATCCAGGGAACAACGGCTAATCTGAATGTTGAAACCATTGAGGATACATTTTGTTTTCTTATCGGTAAGGATGATTTTCAAAAGGTTCTTGACGAGCATAAGGGGATTGCCCAGTATTTTCTGAGAACCATGTCCGAAAAACTGGTGAAAGGTGTTTACGCTGAGCTTCGACAGAAGAAGGCGGCTCCCCAGGCCGAAGGTGCTCTTCACCTGTTCAGTGCGCCAGTTGAGGACATTGCCAAAGGTAAACTTTTTAGCGCGCCATCAACAGCAACAGTGCAGGAAGTTGCGCGTCTGATGAGTGACAACTATATCGGTTCTCTCTTGCTTACAGATCAAAGCGGTAAAATTGTCGGTATCATAACCGATAAGGATATCCGTTCAAAGGTTGTGGCCCAGGGATTAGCCTACACCTCCAAGGCAGAAACAATAATGTCTTCTCCTGTGCAGACGATTTCCAACCTCTCAGTAGGTTTTGATGCCCTGCTGAAAATGATGAAAGAGCGGGTCCATCACCTGGCGATTGAAAAGGGCGGTGAAATTATCCGGATGATAACCACCCATGATATTATGGTGCATCAGGGAACTTCACCCTTATACCTCTTTCGGGAAATTGTGTCGCAACGGCATATCGAGGGACTCTATGCCTTGTCGAAAAAGGTACCTTTTGTTATCCGCTCATTGATTGAAGAGGGGGCAAAGGCCAACAATATCACCCGCATGATTACAGTTTTAAATGATCATATTTTAACAAAACTGCTTACCCTTCTTCAGGAAGATTTAGGCCCGGCACCGGTTCCTTTCTCCTGGCTGCTTGTCGGTAGTGAAGGTCGCCGTGAGCAGACCTTTAAAACCGACCAGGACAATGGAATTATTTACGAGCAGTCCAGTGACCCTGCGATTGCCCAAAAAGCTGAGCTCTATTTTAAAGAGTTTGCCGAACGGGCGATCAATCATCTGGTGCAGTGTGGGTATCCGCTCTGTCCCGGAGATATAATGGCTTCGAACCCGAAGTGGCGGCAGCCTTTTCCGGTCTGGGAAAACTATTTTTTTAAGTGGTGTGGAACTCCAAACCCTCAGGAGGTGCTTAACTCAACAATCTTCTTTGACTTTCGATCCGGTTACGGAGAGGCCTCTCTGGCCGAGAAGCTGCGAGAAAGTTTAAACAGGATAATAAAACGGGAAGGAATCTTCTTGTTATACCTGGCCCGAAACTGCCTTGCCTCAAGGCCGCCCCTAACGTTTTTTAAGAATTTCATTGTTGAAAAAAATGGGGATCACAAGAACACCTTTGATTTAAAAAGCAAAGCCATTGTCTTTATTGTTGATTTTGCACGATTAATGGCCTTGAAGCACGGGGTTAATGAAGTCAATACCCTGGACAGGCTTATGGCGCTTAACGGCGAGTATCTATCTCCCGGCTTGTGTGGCGAGTGTATCGAGGCCTATGAGTTTTTGATGCATTTGCGCCTTGTTCATCAGTTAAATGTTCTGGAAAAGGGGGCTGAACCAAATAATTATATTAACCCTGAAGATCTTTCCGATCTGGAGCGCCAAACATTAAAAGAGGTTTTTAGCGTGATAACCAGAATACAAGATGTTGTGCGGCTCGAATTTCAGATTACTGATCTGTAA
- a CDS encoding response regulator yields MKTLLLVDDEDVIRQALSRNLQKSNYDVTSAVSGAEAVSYLQKKPYDIIVTDYLMEGINGIELMTKARELYPDIKVIVFSGYMEQNFEEALKAADCFLTKPIGLNDLLKAIETVLNK; encoded by the coding sequence ATGAAAACACTCTTATTAGTAGACGATGAAGATGTTATACGACAGGCTTTAAGCCGTAATTTGCAGAAATCAAATTACGACGTGACTTCTGCGGTCAGCGGCGCTGAAGCAGTCTCTTACCTGCAGAAAAAGCCCTATGACATAATCGTTACCGATTATTTAATGGAAGGAATCAATGGCATTGAACTTATGACCAAGGCCAGAGAGTTATACCCGGATATAAAAGTTATTGTTTTTTCCGGCTACATGGAACAAAATTTTGAAGAGGCCTTGAAAGCAGCCGACTGTTTCCTGACCAAACCAATCGGCTTAAATGATCTTCTTAAAGCTATCGAAACCGTACTCAACAAGTAA
- a CDS encoding sigma-54-dependent Fis family transcriptional regulator — protein sequence MKKILIVDDELSMREFLKILLENEGYSAETASDASSALQLEHIESFDLIISDIKMYGLSGLEFLDLLRAKGIKTPVILITAYASPEDAVQAMKGGAYDYITKPFNVSEIKEIVSNALAISQPAAATPNNQSSFEGIIGQSPEMLKVFDLIKQIGPTHANILIQGESGTGKELVARAIHIHSKAASHNFVPIICNAIPESLFESEVFGHVKGSFTGATHDKIGLFEEADNGSVFLDEVGELTPLIQTKLLRILQEREFKPVGGTKSIKVNVRIISATNRDLEQEVISQHFREDLFYRLTVVPIRLPPLRERISDVPLLVDHFLKKYSRMFSKNITELSSYAMEVLMKYDFPGNVRELENIIERGVALENSNIILPESLTISAHKKSALHAKNTPAPPPLPPASSSPAPSGDLFELGMEEAVARLEQEMIRTALSQANNSKMKAAELLKVSFRSFRYKVKKYGIT from the coding sequence ATGAAAAAAATACTTATTGTTGATGACGAACTCAGCATGCGTGAATTCCTCAAAATTCTCCTTGAGAATGAGGGCTATTCCGCTGAGACTGCCAGTGACGCCTCAAGCGCCTTACAACTTGAACATATTGAAAGTTTTGACCTTATCATCTCTGACATCAAGATGTATGGTCTCTCCGGCCTTGAATTCCTGGATCTACTTCGTGCTAAAGGCATTAAAACCCCGGTCATACTTATCACGGCATATGCCTCTCCTGAGGATGCCGTACAGGCGATGAAGGGAGGGGCTTACGATTACATCACAAAACCCTTTAATGTCTCGGAAATAAAAGAGATCGTCAGCAACGCCCTGGCAATTTCGCAGCCCGCAGCTGCAACTCCAAACAATCAATCGAGCTTTGAGGGAATTATTGGTCAAAGCCCTGAAATGCTGAAGGTTTTTGACTTAATCAAGCAGATCGGCCCAACCCATGCCAACATTCTTATCCAGGGAGAATCCGGCACCGGAAAAGAGCTCGTTGCCCGAGCGATCCATATCCACAGCAAAGCTGCCAGCCACAATTTTGTGCCGATCATCTGCAATGCAATTCCGGAAAGCCTCTTCGAAAGTGAAGTGTTTGGACATGTCAAAGGTTCATTCACCGGTGCAACCCACGACAAAATCGGCCTCTTTGAAGAGGCCGATAACGGCAGTGTCTTCCTCGATGAAGTCGGTGAACTGACCCCGCTGATTCAGACAAAACTTCTGCGTATTCTGCAAGAAAGAGAGTTCAAGCCGGTCGGCGGCACAAAAAGCATCAAAGTCAATGTACGGATCATTTCGGCTACAAACCGTGACCTTGAGCAAGAAGTCATAAGTCAACATTTCAGGGAAGATCTTTTCTATCGGCTTACTGTCGTTCCGATACGCTTACCACCGTTACGTGAACGAATCAGTGATGTGCCGCTGCTTGTTGACCATTTCCTGAAAAAATACTCCCGCATGTTCAGTAAGAACATAACGGAACTATCATCCTACGCCATGGAAGTCTTGATGAAATATGATTTTCCCGGCAATGTGCGCGAGTTGGAAAACATCATTGAGCGGGGTGTGGCGCTTGAGAACTCAAATATTATTCTACCGGAAAGCCTGACGATCTCCGCCCATAAAAAATCGGCCCTGCATGCCAAAAACACCCCTGCCCCGCCACCTCTACCACCGGCAAGCAGTTCCCCCGCCCCTTCGGGTGACCTGTTTGAGTTAGGCATGGAGGAGGCAGTTGCCCGACTTGAGCAAGAGATGATCCGCACAGCGCTCAGCCAAGCAAACAACTCGAAGATGAAGGCTGCCGAACTTTTAAAAGTCAGCTTTCGCTCTTTTCGCTATAAAGTAAAAAAATACGGAATCACCTAG
- a CDS encoding 3'-5' exonuclease, whose translation MSLLESLQSLFLNKTVPAHPLIDHNNNFFKNQRHLQPIGKCDFVVIDTELTGLNEKKDEIIAIGAIRIRDFRLQCGENFYALIKPEEKLHSQSTLVHRITPGQLTQAKSLEDILPQFLEFCGDSYLVGHYVRLDLAFLNRASKKLLGGVIKTPYLDTMRLAMAYKEFEHGHYFDHYNIRTAYSLTSLGKEYGLPTFEQHNALQDSLQTAYLFLYLVKKIKQYGPRTMHDFLHTGRQWKIIL comes from the coding sequence ATGTCCTTACTTGAATCGCTACAGTCGCTGTTTCTAAATAAAACAGTCCCAGCGCATCCACTGATCGATCATAATAATAATTTTTTTAAGAATCAGCGACATTTGCAGCCAATTGGTAAATGTGATTTTGTGGTTATTGATACCGAACTGACAGGGCTTAACGAGAAAAAAGATGAGATAATAGCCATTGGGGCGATACGAATACGTGATTTTCGCCTGCAATGTGGTGAAAACTTTTATGCACTTATAAAACCCGAGGAAAAACTGCACAGTCAATCGACGCTGGTTCATAGAATTACACCAGGTCAGTTGACTCAGGCGAAGTCGCTTGAAGATATTTTGCCGCAATTTCTTGAATTTTGTGGTGACTCCTATCTGGTCGGGCATTATGTCAGGCTCGATTTGGCATTTTTGAACCGGGCCAGCAAAAAGCTGCTCGGTGGCGTGATTAAAACCCCCTATCTTGACACGATGCGACTGGCTATGGCCTATAAAGAGTTTGAGCATGGCCACTACTTTGATCATTACAATATCCGGACTGCCTACAGCCTTACTTCTTTGGGGAAGGAGTACGGGCTGCCGACTTTCGAGCAGCATAATGCCCTGCAGGATTCATTGCAGACGGCCTATCTGTTTTTGTATCTGGTAAAAAAGATCAAGCAATATGGCCCGAGAACAATGCATGATTTTTTGCACACCGGGCGGCAATGGAAGATTATCCTTTGA
- a CDS encoding HypC/HybG/HupF family hydrogenase formation chaperone, giving the protein MCVAVPSKIISINDMSAIIDVGGARRDVSLMLLPEEAQVGDYVLVHAGFAIQKLDAKAGLETLKLFEEMAAKLKESDS; this is encoded by the coding sequence ATGTGCGTCGCTGTCCCTTCTAAAATTATCTCCATTAATGACATGTCGGCCATCATTGACGTTGGCGGTGCCAGGAGAGATGTCAGCTTAATGCTTTTACCTGAAGAGGCCCAGGTAGGCGACTATGTATTAGTTCACGCCGGCTTTGCCATTCAAAAACTTGACGCCAAAGCCGGCCTTGAAACCTTGAAACTCTTCGAAGAGATGGCAGCAAAACTTAAAGAATCCGACAGCTAG
- a CDS encoding PAS domain S-box protein — MLDLSNQTVPNQSNPQDQRLHRQVKWLLLFRVLLLSFILGISSVLRTTKPGINIPSTYIIFAFIIFIYFFSIISAVLTNKLKKFATFTFFQILADATFTAIIVYYSGGSRSIFVFVFFFPLISGGLLLFMRGALTISAFSVICYALILSTEHEPLASYFKFFFYQNPPTNLNILLQSFSVYGISFFLVSILSAILARRLLTTELALDETARNLDALSVLYKQIFDDISSGIITIDSKGVITSFNRAAEEITGYAAGEVIGRLADTIFSGLTSPTDQHQRPVITLQRKDQKKVPIGYSWAKLHMPGSQKNYRVYTLQDLSKIKQMEAQLKQNEKMAAIGQIAAGIAHEFRNPLAAISGAAQVLDSTLNKTQTNTSLLKIITRECARLENNISDFLQFSKPAHPEQTWLSIGKQVQESWGIIQQGAQTTPELSTDIPNNLDCWADPHQLKQILINLLHNAAMACAKTSGSVSLRANEEKQADSSTVFVLEVSDTGCGIAQEKLSKIYEPFYTTKENGTGLGLAIVKQIIDGHNGSISCRSTEQGTTFTVKLPLPEAS; from the coding sequence TTGTTAGACTTAAGCAACCAAACCGTTCCCAACCAATCGAATCCCCAGGATCAACGCCTGCATCGACAGGTCAAATGGCTGCTGCTTTTCCGTGTTCTCCTGCTCTCCTTTATTCTTGGCATAAGTTCCGTCCTTAGAACTACAAAACCGGGGATAAACATCCCTTCCACCTACATCATTTTCGCCTTCATTATTTTTATCTATTTTTTCAGTATCATTTCAGCAGTTCTAACCAACAAACTGAAAAAATTCGCGACCTTCACCTTCTTTCAGATACTTGCTGACGCCACTTTCACAGCTATCATTGTCTATTATTCCGGCGGCAGCCGATCAATATTTGTTTTTGTTTTTTTCTTCCCGTTAATCAGCGGTGGCTTGCTGTTATTCATGCGTGGCGCCCTGACAATATCTGCCTTTAGCGTTATCTGCTATGCCTTGATCCTGTCAACTGAACATGAGCCGTTAGCCTCGTATTTCAAGTTCTTTTTCTACCAGAACCCACCTACAAATCTCAACATCCTGCTGCAGAGTTTTTCTGTCTACGGCATCAGTTTTTTTCTTGTTTCTATTCTCAGTGCCATCCTGGCGAGACGCCTGCTTACCACAGAACTAGCCCTTGACGAAACCGCTCGCAATCTTGATGCGCTCAGCGTTTTATACAAACAGATCTTTGACGACATCTCTTCAGGCATTATAACGATAGACTCTAAAGGCGTAATCACCTCCTTTAATCGTGCCGCAGAAGAGATTACCGGTTACGCAGCAGGCGAAGTGATCGGCCGTTTGGCAGACACCATCTTTTCTGGTCTGACATCTCCCACAGATCAGCATCAACGCCCGGTAATAACCTTGCAGCGTAAAGACCAAAAGAAGGTGCCTATTGGCTATTCCTGGGCAAAACTGCATATGCCCGGCAGCCAAAAAAATTATCGCGTCTACACCCTCCAGGATTTAAGCAAAATAAAGCAGATGGAGGCCCAGCTTAAACAAAACGAAAAAATGGCCGCCATCGGCCAGATTGCAGCTGGAATTGCCCATGAATTCAGAAACCCGCTTGCCGCCATCTCCGGGGCTGCGCAGGTGCTAGACAGCACTCTTAATAAAACCCAGACCAACACCAGCCTGCTAAAAATAATTACCAGAGAGTGCGCACGCCTGGAAAATAATATTAGTGATTTTCTGCAATTTTCCAAACCGGCTCACCCCGAACAGACCTGGTTGTCAATCGGCAAACAGGTGCAGGAAAGCTGGGGCATTATTCAACAAGGGGCCCAAACCACCCCTGAACTTAGTACTGACATTCCCAATAATCTTGACTGCTGGGCAGACCCGCATCAGTTAAAACAGATCCTGATAAATCTGCTTCACAATGCCGCCATGGCCTGCGCCAAGACCAGCGGCTCTGTGTCTTTGCGGGCCAACGAAGAGAAACAAGCCGACTCGTCAACTGTTTTTGTCCTTGAGGTATCTGATACAGGTTGCGGAATTGCTCAAGAAAAACTATCCAAAATATATGAACCCTTCTATACAACCAAAGAAAACGGTACCGGCTTGGGGCTGGCGATTGTTAAACAGATTATAGACGGGCATAATGGTTCTATCAGCTGCAGATCAACTGAACAAGGCACCACCTTTACCGTCAAGCTCCCCTTACCAGAGGCTTCGTAG
- a CDS encoding hydrogenase maturation nickel metallochaperone HypA — MHEASIIMGVLETVTRQCQQEGYTKINSIRLRIGKASSILPDSLYFAFDAAKINTLAHGAELIIESVPIGGTCKACGHDFAVEEFIFNCQNCQSTKINVSRGFDMEIVDMDVD, encoded by the coding sequence ATGCACGAAGCCTCAATAATTATGGGAGTCCTTGAAACTGTTACCCGACAATGTCAGCAGGAGGGCTACACAAAGATCAACTCCATCCGTCTGCGCATTGGTAAAGCCTCAAGCATCCTGCCGGACTCTCTTTACTTTGCCTTTGATGCCGCCAAGATTAACACCCTGGCCCATGGCGCCGAGCTGATAATAGAAAGCGTTCCCATCGGGGGAACCTGCAAGGCCTGCGGGCACGACTTTGCAGTAGAGGAGTTCATCTTCAACTGCCAGAACTGTCAGTCAACAAAAATTAACGTGAGTCGTGGCTTTGATATGGAGATCGTTGATATGGACGTTGATTAG
- a CDS encoding transglutaminase-like cysteine peptidase, which translates to MHLHRSAFLLCLAGWFSLPAAYSPASSPASRPQNYFESLFGYGSVSYEFRNDLPEWDRILRRHSFEDFSGGQILEPWHIFIDNTRADTPSQQIKKVNRFANQHDYVLDIDNYGVEDYWAIVREFLKNNGDCEDYAITKYFSLRLLGFTNDSLRIVVLQDTNLNVAHAVVAVALDGDIFILDNQVNAVLSHKDILHYTPLYSINENRWWLHIPNT; encoded by the coding sequence ATGCATCTCCACCGTTCTGCTTTCCTGCTTTGCCTTGCCGGCTGGTTTTCTCTTCCAGCTGCTTACAGCCCTGCGTCCAGCCCTGCGTCCCGCCCTCAAAACTATTTCGAAAGCCTGTTTGGATATGGATCTGTGAGCTATGAGTTCCGCAACGACCTTCCGGAGTGGGATCGGATACTTCGCCGACACTCATTCGAAGATTTCTCAGGCGGGCAGATTTTAGAACCATGGCACATATTCATTGACAACACACGGGCTGACACCCCGTCGCAACAGATTAAAAAGGTTAATCGTTTTGCCAACCAACACGACTATGTTCTTGATATCGACAATTACGGAGTCGAAGACTACTGGGCCATTGTCCGCGAGTTTCTAAAAAATAACGGTGACTGCGAGGATTATGCGATTACTAAGTACTTCTCACTGCGCCTTCTCGGGTTCACCAATGATTCTCTTCGAATTGTCGTCTTGCAGGATACCAATTTGAATGTTGCCCATGCCGTTGTTGCAGTTGCTTTAGATGGTGATATTTTCATACTGGACAATCAGGTAAATGCAGTTTTGTCACACAAGGACATACTTCATTACACGCCATTATACTCTATTAATGAAAACCGATGGTGGCTACATATACCAAATACCTGA
- a CDS encoding cytochrome b N-terminal domain-containing protein, translating to MNFFKSILSIQWGAKSLVALYLSVFSGIAVSLHYDPAAPYYSASSLDILVPFGDFWRSLHFYASQLFVLFLVVHLLVVIVEGEFKSLTPRRWTLLILASAVSILLLFTGYVLRDDATGKAAGAIAENIMLSIPILGTAVNSLIFSMSEVGMGRVYANHMVGLCVLWIFLSWEHLRRYTVNWRNHPWLVILVILFCAFVKAPMEPDQVGVFHISGPWFFMGLQEILRYIPPFWAGIIWPGLLIIALIFLYPQYNLKKPLLIFIGFWFLLYLVFSLIALKNILSLT from the coding sequence ATGAATTTCTTTAAGAGTATCCTGTCAATTCAGTGGGGGGCAAAAAGTCTAGTAGCTCTCTATCTCTCGGTCTTTTCGGGTATTGCCGTCTCTTTGCACTATGACCCCGCTGCACCCTATTATTCTGCAAGCAGTTTGGATATCCTGGTCCCCTTTGGTGATTTTTGGCGATCACTTCACTTTTATGCAAGTCAACTCTTTGTTCTCTTTCTTGTTGTTCATCTGCTGGTTGTAATTGTTGAGGGCGAATTCAAGTCACTCACGCCGCGTCGGTGGACGCTGCTCATCTTAGCGTCTGCGGTAAGTATACTGCTTTTATTTACGGGCTATGTCTTGCGGGATGACGCAACCGGCAAAGCCGCAGGCGCTATTGCCGAAAATATCATGTTGTCTATACCTATTTTGGGCACTGCCGTTAACTCCCTTATTTTCTCAATGTCAGAGGTGGGGATGGGGCGTGTGTATGCAAACCATATGGTTGGCTTGTGCGTCTTGTGGATTTTTCTTTCCTGGGAGCACCTTAGACGATACACGGTGAATTGGCGAAACCATCCTTGGCTGGTTATACTGGTGATCCTGTTTTGCGCATTTGTAAAGGCGCCAATGGAACCGGATCAAGTAGGGGTGTTTCATATCAGTGGCCCCTGGTTCTTTATGGGCTTGCAGGAGATTCTCCGCTATATTCCACCTTTTTGGGCAGGCATAATCTGGCCGGGTCTGTTGATTATCGCTCTTATTTTTTTATATCCTCAATACAATCTAAAGAAGCCCCTTCTGATCTTTATCGGTTTCTGGTTTTTGCTCTATCTGGTTTTTTCGTTGATTGCCTTGAAAAATATCCTATCATTGACTTAG
- a CDS encoding cupin domain-containing protein: protein MKKIELDTTREFNPIAIKNFVLHDSPYFKIINFNIRAGQLFPVHSHQLDGQLSIVVIEGEGEFLNDTEAIPAKTGDMLISDISEPHGVKAKTDMRILVTIAPPI, encoded by the coding sequence ATGAAGAAAATTGAACTAGATACGACTCGAGAGTTTAATCCCATCGCAATTAAGAATTTTGTGCTCCACGATTCGCCCTATTTTAAAATTATAAATTTTAATATCCGGGCAGGTCAACTTTTTCCGGTGCACTCTCATCAACTTGACGGGCAGCTGAGTATTGTTGTTATTGAGGGGGAAGGGGAGTTCTTGAACGATACTGAGGCCATACCCGCCAAAACAGGGGATATGCTGATATCAGATATAAGTGAACCACACGGTGTAAAAGCGAAAACCGATATGAGAATCCTGGTAACGATTGCACCGCCTATATGA